A genomic segment from Sphingopyxis sp. DBS4 encodes:
- a CDS encoding HAMP domain-containing protein, translated as MRRNRKIGIQTLLLRIFLPVVALAALLGAIFVYNRINATILRQFDDRLIATSALTGALIDPADHDWLIDAAKTRRDPAAIEHDIRYRRNVEPMRRIRERLGLTYIYTQVTSGRAEVRYILDGTEGEEHTAIGSPDTLPEETMAGLRDVQRRRDIYVSPVEYQEKWGLLKTAAAPVYGADGVISGTAGADVNVSVIRVATQNALFLSAMIGIASLLACLLVTLQIVRRVARPIERLTQEALRIAAGDHRPPADGHAPREARDLTASLAALSAHATADLESAATRAARHRLAASEAWLFGGEGGAPVMPVNGPHDRASEARAPRTGPVDPEREHAAIPAEVIDHMTALASIAPFDRLSARELLLVAQHVRARLSQPGALLIERGQPAQMLYIVIAGWGMAGELRAPSIFDVPSLLFSLPAAQDYRAGAEGMQSLCLARAHLFTIARECPEFIVGLLDMEALPSCG; from the coding sequence ATGCGGCGTAACCGGAAAATCGGCATCCAGACGCTGCTGCTGCGAATATTCCTGCCGGTGGTCGCGCTCGCGGCGCTGCTGGGGGCGATTTTCGTCTACAACCGGATCAACGCCACGATCCTGCGCCAGTTCGACGACCGGCTGATCGCGACGAGCGCGCTGACCGGCGCGCTGATCGATCCGGCCGATCACGACTGGCTGATCGACGCAGCAAAGACCAGGCGCGACCCGGCGGCGATCGAGCATGACATCCGCTACCGCCGCAATGTCGAGCCGATGCGCCGGATTCGCGAGCGGCTGGGGCTCACCTATATCTATACGCAGGTGACGAGCGGCCGGGCCGAAGTGCGCTACATCCTCGACGGCACCGAGGGTGAGGAGCATACGGCGATCGGATCGCCCGACACCCTGCCCGAAGAGACGATGGCCGGGCTCCGCGACGTGCAGCGTCGGCGGGATATTTATGTCTCGCCGGTCGAATATCAGGAAAAATGGGGGCTGCTGAAAACCGCGGCGGCACCGGTCTATGGCGCCGACGGAGTGATCAGCGGCACGGCCGGCGCAGACGTCAATGTGTCGGTCATTCGCGTCGCGACCCAGAACGCCCTGTTCCTGAGCGCAATGATCGGCATCGCCTCGCTTCTCGCCTGCCTGCTGGTCACCTTGCAGATCGTGCGGCGCGTCGCGCGGCCGATCGAGCGGCTGACGCAGGAAGCGCTACGCATCGCCGCCGGCGATCATCGCCCACCCGCCGATGGGCACGCCCCGCGCGAGGCGCGCGATCTCACCGCTTCGCTCGCGGCACTGAGCGCCCACGCGACCGCCGATCTCGAAAGCGCCGCCACGCGCGCCGCGCGGCATCGGCTGGCGGCGAGCGAAGCATGGCTGTTCGGCGGCGAAGGCGGAGCGCCGGTCATGCCGGTGAACGGCCCGCACGACCGTGCGTCCGAAGCCCGCGCGCCGCGCACCGGCCCGGTCGATCCCGAACGGGAGCACGCGGCCATCCCGGCCGAGGTCATCGATCATATGACAGCGCTGGCCTCGATCGCGCCGTTCGACAGACTGTCAGCCCGCGAGCTTCTGCTCGTCGCGCAGCACGTCCGCGCGCGATTGTCGCAGCCGGGCGCGCTGCTGATCGAGCGCGGCCAGCCCGCGCAGATGCTGTACATCGTCATCGCAGGCTGGGGGATGGCGGGCGAATTGCGCGCTCCGTCGATCTTCGATGTTCCATCGCTGCTCTTTTCGCTTCCCGCCGCACAGGATTACCGCGCGGGCGCCGAAGGGATGCAATCGCTTTGCCTCGCGCGCGCGCACCTGTTCACCATCGCACGCGAATGCCCGGAGTTCATCGTCGGCCTGCTCGACATGGAGGCGCTGCCGTCATGCGGATAA
- a CDS encoding STAS domain-containing protein produces the protein MDISEQQLDGAWLVAASGRIDSNSAPELEAVLPDRVQQHAATIMDLAGVAYVSSAGLRVFLKGMKAAKAGGHRLVLTGLSPAVHEVFDISGFTPIFAIEADVDAGLAALR, from the coding sequence ATGGATATCAGCGAACAGCAACTCGACGGTGCCTGGCTCGTCGCGGCATCGGGCCGAATCGACAGCAACAGCGCGCCGGAACTCGAGGCGGTGCTGCCCGATCGCGTTCAGCAGCATGCGGCGACGATCATGGATCTGGCCGGGGTCGCCTATGTCAGTTCGGCCGGGCTGCGCGTCTTTTTGAAGGGCATGAAAGCGGCGAAGGCGGGCGGCCACCGGCTGGTGCTGACCGGCCTGTCGCCGGCGGTTCACGAGGTTTTCGACATCAGCGGTTTCACGCCGATCTTTGCCATCGAGGCCGATGTCGATGCGGGGCTTGCCGCGCTCCGTTGA
- a CDS encoding ATP-binding protein yields MATEFNCTLSDGNAGLQAMMDGAEAFLADNAIPDRTAARVLIALDEIVSNIFAHGVREGEPTVAVGLRIAEGRIAGEIVDDGIAFDPLAAPPPDTGLSLEDRPIGGLGLHIVRETMDEIRYDRDHGQNRLRFHKMFALKDSD; encoded by the coding sequence GTGGCGACCGAATTCAACTGCACCTTGTCCGATGGCAATGCCGGCTTGCAGGCGATGATGGACGGCGCGGAGGCCTTTCTCGCGGACAATGCCATTCCCGATCGGACCGCCGCCCGGGTCCTGATCGCGCTGGACGAGATCGTCAGCAATATCTTCGCCCATGGCGTCCGCGAGGGCGAGCCGACCGTCGCGGTCGGCCTGCGCATCGCGGAGGGGCGGATCGCGGGCGAGATCGTCGACGACGGCATCGCCTTCGATCCGCTCGCCGCCCCGCCGCCCGACACCGGGCTGTCGCTCGAAGATCGGCCGATCGGCGGGCTCGGCCTTCATATCGTCCGCGAAACGATGGACGAAATCCGCTATGATCGCGATCACGGACAGAACCGTCTACGATTCCATAAGATGTTCGCGCTAAAGGATTCGGACTAG